TTTCATGGGTAGTTCCTTAAAGAGCTGTGTGAAACATTAATATGGAGGCTTCAGTGTTGTGgaaatctgtttcttttataACACCTCTCAGTTATAAAACTTTTCCAAACTTATTGTCCCCAGAGTGTTCATAAGTGAAAATCAATACGTAGAAGTACCTTTTCATTAGTGAAAGATGGCTTCAGAAAGGACTTAACCACTGACAGCTGCTTTACTTTATCGCAGCTTAACATACCTGTAAATGGTGCCTccagaagcagaaaactgagtttttgtttgacttttcttttgtagaaaatgtaaataagGTTCAGTTATTAGACTCCCAGGAGCTACTGCACACCTGGGTTCCTCCTCACTAACTTGGATGAACTGTGACTTGTGGTTGTTTTTGGAGGTTCGTTATGATTGACAATGGGCCACAATGTTCAAATAGTATTTTCATTTACTGCAAATTTAGAGAAATTCCTGTAGTTTTTATCAACATGGGAAACTTTAAACTGGAACAAATGGCCTGACAAGTGTAGCACATTAAAAAACTGCGTTCTGCTGGCATATAACACTCTTTATAATGTTGCTGAAAGATTTTGCATTAACATGCTTCTTAAAATCTTGAACTCCACTTCCTCTTTTTAAGAAAACTCAATTTTAACAGCTGATGAACCATCAGTGCATCAAGTActcaaaaagaaatttgaaaaaaaccaaactgtcATATGCAAAGGATGTGGAAGCCCTctaaaagaaagacaaatggATTTTGTAACATTTTATGAAGCTAAAATGAAAGGAAGTTATGCcaagcttaaaaaaatcacttttacaTCAGATAATATGAGATAGcgctaatttatttttgtaagcaAATTATTCTTTTGGAAGTAAATTTGAAATAACCATTCTTGGAAGTTTCTTGTGACCATTGTAGCTCTGATAATTGCTAGTGAAATTAGTTGACCATTACTGCTTCCCTGATGCACAGCTGTTTGGAATGCTTTCAGAGCATGTGCTCTCCTCCTTGGGATAATGATTAATTAGGTTTTTCATCTGAGTTTAATATTGTCATCCTTGAACTTGCAGTTGGGTTACTGTGGGGTGGAGGAGAATCACAGGAATATTTGCCATGGCTGGTGCGTATggaatgctgcaggaaaaagtagaatttggaCAAGGAATAGGATGGAAGAGTGTGTGTTTTAAAAGGTATTGCTGATGGCTTAAGAGATCTAactattttgcattttccttgcTGTCATGCAAAGTATGCCAGCCTGTGTTCTGTGagaaatattatattaatatgCACATAGATTACATAAAGTGCCAAGAAGAGTTTGTCCCTCTCTGGGGGCCGTGCCCAGAACTTAGGACATGGGAGGGAGTGGCAGAGTTGTTAATACTTGCCTTCAACAGATGTGCACTTTAAAGCCTGTTAGTGCTGACTGTCTTTGCCTAATTCTGGTATGACCTGAAGAGTTTTATTGCATCTGGGAGAGATCAGAGATAGAAAATACCAGTAGAACCATCAAGAAAACTTTGCACAGGTACTGTCTGTTGGCTGTGGGGACAAACCAGCTTCTTCTCAGGAGACATGACTGCTATTACTTTAGTCCTTTTGCTTATTGAAGATTGAAGAGaataaaaggaggagaagggaagattGTTGTCTGCTGTGAGAAATCACCCACTGTATAGGGGAAATTGGTGGAATGGGATTCTGTCATCCTAATAAAATCATACATGTGTGTTCAGATGTGCCGTCTACCTTGTTTGCTTGTTAAACAGTTTAGGATTGTACAATGGaccaaggcagagctgaagggGCATGCCTTCTATCCttggtttaattttaaagaCTTTGTAAATTGAGGGAAATATGTTGGCCTCAATGAGATTGTATAGCAGATTGTCTGATAAAATACAACTAGCTGTGCTCATCACaagggaaaaatcagaaattaaagaCATTAAGGTATAGATTGTTTGACTGTACAAATTAGTATCTAATGCTAGTTTAAGAACCCTCTGTATATATCCCAAAATTACAGGGGGCTGTAGTGTCTAGTTAGCTATCCCTAGATGATATCTGACTGCAAATAGGAAATCAAAGTTGTGAAGAGCCATGTAAAGTGCCTTTCATCCTGTAGCATTCATCTTTTTAATTGCTGGCTGGCCAGCATTTTCCTAGGTGTTACTAAGTCTTCCAAAGCTGGTTTCTTAAGATGTTGACTAAGTTTATTATAGCACTGTTAGGTTTGTGTATATTAGATTCTTCTGCTTGTGTTCTGCTCTGTTTGGACTACATGGCTTGTGTACCtgaatttaaacattttcagtatattttttttaaagtagttgCGCAGTCTGTCCTAGAACCCATATAAAACGTTTGAATCCACAGCATCCTGTGGCAAGTTCAGGTTGATTATAATTTGCACACTTCTTCAGTTAGCCCTTATCTTCACTGGTATGACTTTGTATTGTCAACAGTCTTCAGCCCCTTTTGTAAGGTACCTTATGAATATATTGAACAGCATAAACCAATGCAGATTTTCCCCAGGGATCCGAAGGTGATTTTCTGCAGTGTGGAATCTGCTTATTTATGGCTGTTCCTGAGATACTTGTGCATGCAAtaactttccctttttttcactTGGTTGCTTAGTTTCCTCAAGATTTAAGTGTGGGACTTGGAAACTAAAATAGTCTATCATTTAGTTGCCCTTAATCCTCGTTGTACTACCCCATACTCTTAATAAATTCCCTTAATTTTGCAGAGCAGGACTTCACAGAATCGTAGTATAATTTGTGTTAGAACACACCTTAAAGATTTTCTAGTTCCaattcccctgccatgggaaggaagggacaccttccactaggccagactgctcaaagccccatgTAACTTGGCCTTGAAGACTTCCAGGGACAAGGTATCAatagcttctctgggaaatgtgttccagtgcctcaccaccctctcagtaaagaattttgtcctaatatccaatctaaacctgccctctttcagtctGATACCCTTTGGGCTAACGCAAATGCCCTggtaaaaagtccctctccagctctctgtaGCCCTTACAGGTACTGAAAGCCCACAGTGAGGTCACCCTGGAGccctctcttttccaggctgtgtTGCCTTAGTGACATCCAGGCTGAATTTTTCCCATTATATTATTTGTTTGTGTCCACTAAGTCTATTCTTGATTACATTGTTTACTAATTAGTGCAACAGAGATGTCAATCTGGATCTTCCCTGAGGCTCTTTAAATATTGACTGTGTTTTCCAAGTGTGTTTTCTTTAGGTACATTGTCAGCTCCAAGGGAGCTGAAAACACAGTTGTTTCATTACTGCTTAAATGTTCACTGCTATTTCTGCATAATCTGAGACCCTCAGCAGGTTAAACTATGGAAACTTCTTTAAACTGTCGGACAGTGAAGTCATACAAAAGGATTTTACTTTGCTTCATCAGATGTTCCTTTATAGCTAATAGCCTTTTGAccttttgaatttcttttaccagtttttaaggaaagaatttGTAGTTCTGTTCTTTCATTCTGATTCAACTGGGAGCCTGGGGAACAATATAGTCTTACATCAGATTTGTTAGAGTGTAAAattctcttaatttttctcctggACACATGTGACCTTTTGTAAGGAACTTCCTTCCATCCAAAGTCCTGTCTTTCCAGTTCAGATAGTTCCAGTTTGGGTATTTTGAGATGTTAGGTGCTCTTTGGAGCCCAGTATTACAAACTGATAAGCTAATGGAGTTTCCTTGGTAAGACATTTCTTTCTAGCCTTCTAATATTTTACACTTCTTTTAAGCAAAAAGTATTCTAGTTATATAGTGctgtcatttatttttgtgATCAGATTCTTGTGTACCGCTTAGTGTGAAAGGGTAGATTGAGATCATTTAAACATTCGAgattatttaaacatttaaacaaggaaaaataaagaacgGTCACTGTTAGGCATGAAGAATTGTAAGCTGATAGTGTGTTATGGGAGTAGTCACAAAAATTGTTATTCAGCAACAGAGATTAGGGATTTTTTAGCATCTGATGAGGTGGTTGTGGGTTTTAACTCTGGGGGCTGGAGATTGTCCCCCTAATATTTTAGTTTATTGTTTTCACCTCAGTATTATTCTCAAAGAGtggatagaagaaaaaaaaaaagtcaagactTTTCCAAGTCCTCTTCATCACTGACCTGAATAAAATGATGGATTTGTTTGGATTTTAGGATTGTTCAGTTTCTCTTCAGAAGTCCAGCTCTTCAGCATGTGACTTTGTGTTGTGCTCCAAGTACAAATTTTAATATACAACCCATTTTGAGTCCAAATAATGGTTTTAACCAGTCTGATAAGCAGAGGAAAGCATGTTTGTTTATCTGAGGTTTTTTCTAAACTTCAGGGAAAAGTTTATTTACAGACCTGTGTGGAAGAACCAGGAAGTATGGAGAGCTAACAAAATGATCACTTTTCATCACTGTCTCaaagtgtgaaaaaaattaaattaatgaacCAGTCTTAAGCCAGACTTGCATCTGGAAAAATATTGGCCACCAGCTGTTAAAGATATTGCCTTAAATAATGCTGTAATTTGAAGTTTTTGTTGTAGTCTGAGGGTTCTATGTTCCCATCTTACAGAGTAAGCGATTCTGTCAGAAAATACTCCATTTTTGAGAGAGATGTCAAGTGAAGTTCTTTAATACTGATCCAATTCCAAAGAATACCAGAATAtttgaagaatttatttttcttctactgTATCCTACAACAAGGATTTTAATGTGCCTGAGTAGAGCATCTGTCTTGTTTTGGGCCTGCCACCTGCTTGTTTCATTTGATGGCCTTTAGTTACTGCATGGATCTCCATGGCTAATAAGCTGTTTCCCATCTGGCTTATTCAGTTCTCAGTGTCTTAGTCTTTTAATTGCCAAAGTTCTTAATGTGAGGTAAATCTGCTACATAGAGTAAAAAGGATAGGGCTGCTGCTAAAGATTGAGGGGAGAGATTGGAGCACTTATGTTGAGACCAGAGTTGTACCTTTTAGGGGAAAAACCAATAATATTGGAGTAAGTAGTTGCCTTTTAAAAGTAGCATAGGATGTCTTGCTAAAATACTTCAAGAATAGTGCCTCTATGATGATGTAGTAGTTGAACCTAGTCTCAAGCAATGGATCTTCTGATCACttaaaaaagatgcaaaatCATATGTACAGCTGTCTCAATCTTGGTGTTGATTCTTATAAAAATACTTGAATGCTTCAAGACAAAGGACTTTAGGCATAAAATAAAGTTACGGGTTTTAGTATAAAAATGGCCAAAGCACTGCTTTGACAAAaatgggaggggagggggggatgtACACATGCCAATAAAATAAGGAGAAgatctttcacttttttttttaaacttttgttgttttgttgaaGCTTGCTTTCTTACTGAAAAACGAATCATTTTTTTAGCTGCCTTTTGTACTTGGAAACAGATGTGAAAccaattatttttctctagGCAGCAGATGGAATTCATAGCGTGAGTAAAGAATACTTTACTTGAATTCTCTTTTGTATGCCACTTCTCAGTGCAGGTCTAGAAAGTGGtgtgaaaacaaaatctctgcctcagtttcttggggtgattttggttttgtttcctctttcttgAAAGCTAAAGAGGGTTTTTGAAATTCTCAACATATTATTAATAAGGCCATCAGCTAATGTGCACTAAAGGATGATGTCTTGGGTTATATCTAGGATGAAAGATCTTGCAAATAGTTAAATTCTAGTGTTGCTAGCTGCATTTGAAGAAATCTGACTGAATGTTTTAGAAAATACAACTAAATATCTTTCCCTTGAGAACAGGGATTTGAGAGATTATGGCATCTGAAGCTCACAATGTTAAAAAACAGAAGGTATTGCTTATTGAAGGTCATCCCATTGATCTCCCCAGAAAAAGAATCTCTTCTTCCACTAAAAAGATCATGAAGGAGGTAAGCTGTGTTGTTTGTTGGGTTGTTTTATGTCCTCTGAGAAAAGTGAGGTAAAGATTTAAAGTTTATAGTTCTGAGCAGTCTAAATCTAGAAGCACAGCACTACTAAACATTTGATATTTAGATGTTCAGTAGAACTTTGAATTGTTTATATAGCAGTTATAGTATGAAAACTGTATTGTAATAGatacaggcagcagctgcccagatCAGTGCATTGTATTGTCCGTATGAGCAGTAGGTACTGATTGATGCAGTCTTACTCATGTGTGCTTTTTTGCAAGCTGGTCAGAAATGTTTCAATACAGGAATTCTGTCATGAAAAAGTTCTTTCTTGCCAAGAGAGCTACATGGCACAAGTGAGAGGTAGAGGAGGTGAAACCCATTGATTGAAATAGATCCGTTTATAATTGTACAGCTTCACCTAGCACGTTGGTAGCACATAGGTTTTCACTGAATTCTGGCTACTCAAAAGTAGTTTTTATAACCTCTTACCTGTGTTACTGGCTGAAGAATAAGACAGTGGAGTACAGAGGAGGCACTGAAGAGGCAAACTTATTGTAAGACCTCTTCAAACAGTGGTGAAGATGTCAAAATCCTCTGTTTTTtgaaattttgtattaaaaCTAACATTTTATGACCAGTGTTACCAAAAAAATAGCATAACATTATCTTGCTGATGTGCACAATCTAAATGTTACCATTAATGCTAAGTGGTATAAACGGGAGTGTTTGACCCTTTATAGTAATacagccttttttctttatttcctttctcccagGGTAAGAAATCTCCAAAACAGCTGGCTTCATACACAAACAGGTAGGAGGGATGTGCTGTGTGATATCTGAGTTTAAAGTGTGACAGAGGTGGGGAGAAAGGCACAGTTGAAATTGATTACATCACCAAAGCAGACACAAGTGGATGATAGGTCTTGATTTTAATAACAGTTCTTTGttcttgtgttttcttccaTAATAATGAGTCTCTGCATTAATAAAAACAGTGAAGAATATTGGTGGCATGACTTCTAATAACCCAAGTGTCATTAAGATATGTACTGGGGGAAATATGTTTTCAGCAACCTGAAAGCTGCCTGCTGAATtcataattatatatataaacataataATGCAATTGATTTGGTTTGGGTCAACCTTCACTAAAATAGTGCTTTATTGTTGCAGAGTAACGGTTGGAAAAACAGTGACCAGTCCCCTCTCTCTTTTCAAAGTGGTGTATTGTAAAAGGAAAGTTCATTGTTATACTCCAAAGCCTTGTTACAGAAAGAAACTGTGCCCTAAATCTAGGGGCCGTGACAtggcaaataaagaaaatgaactgGCTTGTGCAGGGAATCTGCCAGCAAAACTTCACAACAGTCGGACACACTTGCTGAATTCTAGTGACTCTGGCTCGTCTCAAACAGAAGGCCCCTCATCCAAATAcagtgcatttttttcagaggtgGGTAGAGTTTGAAGAAACCtcagtttaaaaaagaagtgtttaTAGTAATTAGCTGtgaaagttttctttccttagaTTAATTTCCTTCAATTCTGCAGATATAAGGTGTTCTGATTTACAGGGTGTCCATTTATGGTGATGCAGTTTTCAATAGTAATAGTCCTGCCACTTTTCTTCATATTTGTGTCAGGTCAGAAGCTCAGATCTGCCAGGCTTGACTGGGTTAAAATTGTGCCAGCACCAGAGGAGAATGTTGTTTTGACCTGCATAGGTTTCATGAACGGGCAGGACATGTGTTCACATGTGTGTTTATAGAAGTGTAAAAATGTTAGTATGTCAGTGAGAATAAATTGATGAGGTAGGTCAGGACAATTTTCAATAGCAGTATCAACTTGGTGCAAAACTAACTCAAGTGTTTGTGTGAACTTTATTTCTTGTTGGGGTTGGTTGAGGAAACCCAGACAATGCTTGTAGGGCTTCTGAAACTGTCTAAAAAGTcagatatttaaattaaatggaTTTTGTGACAGTGAAGGCCAAATAAGGCCCTTAATGTTGAAGTTTGTGTATCTGTCACAATAGATTTTTGTTACTCCTTGGGGCTTGCATGCATTTAAGGTAAGATCAGCAGTTATCACCATGCTGCTGTCTTGTCACAGTACTGTAAGCATGGGCTCCTGTGAGGGAGAGCCCTGAGAGGCCGCTGGGCTGAAGGCGCAATCTGCAGCACTTCTGTGTGGTTTAATTTGATGGTTTCATGAAAAGAGCAGAATAGCTACAACAAAGAGGCTGCAGAAAGATGGGTAAAGAAATGAAGACgggaaaattcattttctgagCAAATAAGGAGCAGATCACTGGCCTCTGGTCACAAATGGCTATTTAACTGGTTTGAGAGATGTGTGTGGCTCTGCAGTGTTCATTCCAATCCAAGGtctaattaattaaaatgcCTGACCTTCATTCAGAGAACAGGCTTTTTCAGAAATGAACCTTTTCTGTTGGAGTTTGGAATAATACATGTATTTACTTGTGTCTAAATTAAGTCAAAATTAATAGTCATCTAAGTAAAAAGTTCTCAGAGTTGGTGAGAATTATAGGTTGCTGCACATGAATgctcattttaattatttgataCCTGTCTTAGGTGGTAAAGAGATACAAACcttttttttgcagctgttgtGTAAAGTCGGCGATACTTTTGTGACCCCAAAGGGAAATTTATGGGTTTAAGTCTATTCTTAGATAAATTTCTAAAACAGACCCATCAACATACAGGTAGAATATACCAGATAATATCTGAGTAGCTTATTGCTTTATGACTGGCTTCTTAACTTGTGGCaacttttttatattttttaaaacatgcaggTTTCTCAGGACCATGAAACTATGGCTCAAGTTCTTTTCAGCAGGAATCTGAGACTGAACGTAGCTTTAACCTTTTGGAGACGGAGAAGTATAAGTGAACTTGTAGCCTACTTAGTGAGGTAAAATAAGTCTCTTCTTTTATATCCTTAAAATGACAGCAATCTCAAATATGCCACAGTATTTGTAGCAGTTCTGTAAATGTTGTGACTTAGTTACACTTTTTAAATCATAGTGGAAGCATATACTTCTACTCGTAGTAGTAGGATCTACAATTAACACTTGATTTTATTCTTAATGTTTCTAGGATACAGGATCTTGGAGTAGTAGTAGACTGCCTTCCTGTGCTTACGAACAGgtacaaacagaaaaaagtggGGGATTAGAACCTGCTTATAACCACACTGAAGTTCAAGCACTTCTGAAACATCTTGTTTTTAAgtttacaggaagaaaaaccctATGTTTCAGTTGGCTGCTGTGTAGATCTTTTGCCTTTAGTGAAATCTCTGCTTAAAAGCAAGTATGAAGAGTAAGTATCAGCTTGGGATGTTTTTGAAACATTATTACttcctggctgtgaggagcACTGGAAATCAATGGGTTTTAATCCTCTGACTCTTGTTCCCTCTgccccttctcccagctctgcctttctcaGGAAATGAGAAGGCTCTGGAATGGAAGCTTTCGTCTGAACCTTTATCCTTTAACAAAACAACAGTGCAGAAATTCTTTCCTGCAATGTTAGGGACTTGAGGGAGAGGACTGGTTTTGCCCTTATGCAGATTTATTTATCCTAAACAGTAAAAAAGAATAGCACTGAGGTTTTACTATGCTTTATAACATGTAATCAAGAGAGAGTTTTCTTCTACTTTTTCAACAAGAACTTCAGGCTACCACTTAGAATTTGCAAGTGTAAGGAAGTATTTAAATATACCAATTTGTCtagttcttttttcttctagaatAGAAAATATGTTGCTTTCTAAATTGCTTACAAAGTTATCTTAATGCTTTATTTATCTGGCCTGTAGATAATCTGCAGGGAGGAAGAAATGCATAATGTGTAAAATGTGTTGTTACAGATACGTGATAGTGGGTTTAAACTGGCTTCAAGCTGTCATTAAAAGATGGTGGTCAGAGCTATCTGCACATACGGAAAAGGCAGAAGATGGGTGAGTATAGTGTtgggaaatatttaaatgtgcTTCTGTAGCCTATTTCATCTCAATCTGTTCTAATTTTGATCAGTAGGAGCACAACTTGCCTACAAAAGGCAaacttaaaatacttttaagcTTTAACTTATAATTTTAAAGGATAGTTAAgttacctttttttctcttttttttgctaTGTTTTAATACATGTAGGATGTAGTCATATCAGGGATTATACAAATGCTGTAGAAGTTGAGTCAAAATTTTTCATATCTTGTGGCAATATCTATGGTATAGGCTAAGTCTATATGCAGCATTAATAATTCCTTTTAGTAAAAGAGACTAATGAAATGTACTACCTGTGTTATAAAGTGATGTTCATTCTCTTTCAGaaacattcatattttaaaacaacagcTAAGTGTTTTGTGGGAACAGGAGAATCATCTTACTCTGGTTCCAGGATATACTGGTAATATAGCTAAGGTAAGTTCTGGTTCCTGGTTGCGTTCAGTAATAAACATGGTTGTATCACTTATGGTGTT
This sequence is a window from Serinus canaria isolate serCan28SL12 chromosome 5, serCan2020, whole genome shotgun sequence. Protein-coding genes within it:
- the KATNBL1 gene encoding KATNB1-like protein 1; translated protein: MASEAHNVKKQKVLLIEGHPIDLPRKRISSSTKKIMKEGKKSPKQLASYTNRVTVGKTVTSPLSLFKVVYCKRKVHCYTPKPCYRKKLCPKSRGRDMANKENELACAGNLPAKLHNSRTHLLNSSDSGSSQTEGPSSKYSAFFSEVSQDHETMAQVLFSRNLRLNVALTFWRRRSISELVAYLVRIQDLGVVVDCLPVLTNSLQEEKPYVSVGCCVDLLPLVKSLLKSKYEEYVIVGLNWLQAVIKRWWSELSAHTEKAEDGNIHILKQQLSVLWEQENHLTLVPGYTGNIAKDVNAYLLQLH